In the Acetobacterium sp. KB-1 genome, CCAACCCTGAAATGCTAGATAAGGAAAAGATAAAAAGCAGGGACGTAAAGGCCGGATTTTTAAGCACCACCCCCAGTCGCCCCAGGGTACGTAGAATGCTTCCAGAACCCCGTTTTTCAATGGTTTCCTGAAAGGCGATTGAACCCAGAAGAATGATGATACCAAGTAGGCCCTGAATGATAAAGATTCCCCGCCAGGAGGTAAGGGTCAATAGCAGCGCCCCGATCACGGGAGCAACAGCCGGAACAATGATAACCATCGACTGAACGATGGCCAGTGTTTTTTCCCGTTTTCTTTCCAGGTAGACATCTTTAACAATGGCTGTGGCCACCGCACTGGCCGAACTGCCGCCAATGGCTTGTAAGACCCGGAAAAAAATAAGCTGATAAATGTTGCCTGAAACGGCACAGAGTAGGCCAGCGATGGCATAGCCGGTAACGCCCACCAGTAACACCGGTCGGCGGCCGAACTTATCACTGAGCGGTCCCCAAATTAACATCCCCACACTAAAGAAAATAAAAAATAGGATCAGGGTCAGGTTGGTCAGGTAGCCAGGCACATTAAAATAGGTGGTCATGGTGGGTAGGGCTGGCAAATAAAGGTCAGTTGACAGCGGCGCAAAAGCGCTCAAGAAAACCAGGAAAACCAGCAGGCCTCGATCACCCAGATATTTTTGTTTAGAGGTGCTATCGTTTGAAGCATTTTTCGGATTATTCATTTTTTCTCACATTCTGTAAATTTAGGATTATATTTTAACCATATTTAATATTATAGCCAATAAATATTATTTTTCAAGGATAGTTTGGGGTTTGTTATGCTTTTATTTTGCTAAAAGCAAAAATGAAGCACTTAAAATTGCATCTAAATAAGTAATTGTCTTTATAAAGCAATAGCGGCCTTCCGGTCTGGTCGAAAAATAAAGACGCATTTGACATTGAATAAATGAAGCGTTATAGTAAACGCAGGCTTTTCTGACAGTCACCGGATATTATTACAGAAAGGCCAGAACGTGAGGAGTCGAAATGGAGATATTGTTTTTTATCGCTATTGGCATCATAGCGATTTTCGTTGTTAGTCTAATTAGTAAAAGAAAAGCCGAAAAAAATTTAAGGAAACACTTAATAAATGCCTTTGGAAAGGCGCCAAGCAGTTTTGATCCGGATATCTGGGGAAGTGTATCCAATTATTGGGATAGAAAGCGCAAATATGAAACCATTGATGTAGCCATTGACGAATTAACCTGGAGTGATCTGGACATGGACGATGTCTTTAAACGGTTGAACACCTGCTTGTCCTCCGTTGGTGATGAGGTGCTGTATGCAACGCTTCATGAGCCAAGATGGGATGATAAACCGCTTAAGGCGAGAGAGAAGATAATTGCTTTTTTTGAGGACAATCCCAAAGAACGGCTGGAAATTCAAATCATTCTTTCTAAATTGGGCCGATCAAACTACAATGACGTTTCGGCATTGATTTTTGAAAGTCAGCTAAAAGCATTAAAAAATCCGTCAGTTTATACGATTCTAACGGTTATTCCATTTTTCTGCGCTGGGGTTTGTCTGATCAATCCAATGATTGGACTGGTAGGCCTAATTATTTCGCTCATAACCAACGGTGGCGTTTATTATTATTTTAAAAAGGAAATTGCAAAAAACTTATTGGTCATTCAGTATTTATCGGCCATACTCAGATGTTGCAATCGCTTATTGGCGTATCAAACAAGCGATGGACTAAAAGAGATTCTCGAACAAATCCGGGAAGATAATGAACCCTTCAAATTTCTCGCTGGCAAACTCTCGGGAATCATGATGGGAGCGGGTTCTGATCTTGATATATTGCTGGAATATTTTAAGATTATGACACTCTATGATTTCAGGACTTATAACAAAGCCATTGCATTGGTGACCAAAAATAAAGAAGCCTTTCACCGCATTTATCAAAATATCGGCGAATTGGATATATCCATCGCTTTGGCTTCTTTTCGCAAAAGTTTGTCGGGTACTGTGACCCCATCCTTCTCAGAGTCGTTTAACGTTGTCGCCACTGATTTATATCATCCACTGTTAGAATCACCGGTCCCCAATGATTTTGACCTTAGTCAAAACAGTTTAATCACCGGGTCTAACGCGTCGGGAAAATCGACCTTTGTTAAGGCCTTGGCCATTAACAGTATCTTTGCTCAAACCATTTACACCTGTACGGCTAGCAGTTTTTCTCTTTGCCATTGTCTGCCGATTACGTCCATGGCCGTGCGAGACGATATATTGACTGGCGAC is a window encoding:
- a CDS encoding multidrug effflux MFS transporter; translated protein: MNNPKNASNDSTSKQKYLGDRGLLVFLVFLSAFAPLSTDLYLPALPTMTTYFNVPGYLTNLTLILFFIFFSVGMLIWGPLSDKFGRRPVLLVGVTGYAIAGLLCAVSGNIYQLIFFRVLQAIGGSSASAVATAIVKDVYLERKREKTLAIVQSMVIIVPAVAPVIGALLLTLTSWRGIFIIQGLLGIIILLGSIAFQETIEKRGSGSILRTLGRLGVVLKNPAFTSLLFIFSLSSISGLAFISSSSYIYQNDFGVSSQIYSYFFAFNALAMMLGPLIYIKLSNHFKRFSIINLCFGITILSGLAILLFGQSNPFIFALALFPATLASSCARPPSAYLMLDQQTEDAGSASSLMGSFATIMGSLGMIIISFNMDNLILIIGSLNIILGLLSGGLWLVVTKTPLLSKIREA